One genomic window of Streptomyces sp. NBC_01498 includes the following:
- a CDS encoding esterase translates to MPDGVRGALVQRVSDRPDGPLDVTWLPAGTPRLSLGRIRLHWAPASLVGWDVNAYLGLTTTEVDLASWPAAPDYWPHLVRPTLHEVTGLCAALTVATAALKLSNHLAKL, encoded by the coding sequence ATGCCGGACGGCGTACGCGGCGCCCTGGTGCAGCGCGTCTCGGACCGGCCCGACGGTCCGCTCGACGTCACCTGGCTGCCCGCCGGAACACCGAGACTCTCCCTCGGCCGTATCCGTCTCCACTGGGCGCCCGCCTCCCTCGTCGGCTGGGACGTCAACGCCTACCTGGGCCTGACCACCACCGAGGTAGATCTCGCTTCCTGGCCCGCCGCGCCGGACTACTGGCCGCATCTCGTACGCCCGACCCTCCACGAGGTGACCGGCCTATGTGCCGCTCTGACGGTCGCAACCGCCGCGCTCAAGCTCTCGAACCACCTCGCCAAGCTCTGA